The Oryza glaberrima chromosome 9, OglaRS2, whole genome shotgun sequence genome includes a window with the following:
- the LOC127784069 gene encoding uncharacterized protein LOC127784069 isoform X1 — protein MAPTLPVVPAHGEDKKKKKKKKKKPSQEEEALRLPLPPPDRKRKKASEPVNSPERAKKKKKTATPHEPPSAKQQKRPLPFQRTWSPNDEVLILEAMAAHRQEHGKVPTAAELFPVLNGRLDRKRLTYKKLADKLRTFMRRHGRDAKNGPPTQAHDRRLYDLSRNVWVSQTQPPNLIANANSNIAGGQPNQHDAMPTAGKAFVKMRDSYPNLTQALLLLVGTDLEKALTAIDETKAQALDLKVSNLKKELSEAVMESATIQSTESSKIPCFPSTKLQPEFGAEIEKNFQLEHLDEMKGAQVKLARMEQEILELKQNFLAFQSQQMVDSKQQQDKSSAKGIICESSESGLRSIVADNNILCNTLQKEMVVQQKLSCGKTKEVTSKHRHPQKLEVQKMMYGQRKIPYGRKRNNAGSQIKHNGELRRVTMHGQKEDTNNEGGKEVLLLSTTRPHIPVAKATLQTSSGSKFVGGMPLGSEWYQVFVNDVLKPEAPLLRPPGMKMAEALKSIIAWPCAQIQWCNNGDPVKSGLPSHPGH, from the exons ATGGCGCCTACTCTCCCCGTCGTCCCCGCCCACGGggaggacaagaagaagaagaagaagaagaagaagaagccttcgcaggaggaggaggccctgcggctgccgctgccgccgccggatcgcAAGAGGAAGAAGGCATCGGAGCCGGTCAACTCGCCGGAGAgggccaagaagaagaagaagacggcgACGCCCCACGAGCCGCCGTCGGCCAAGCAGCAGAAAAGACCGCTCCCCTTCCAGCGCACGTGGAGCCCCAACGACGAGGTCCTCATCCTTGAGGCCATGGCGGCGCATCGCCAGGAGCACGGCAAGGTACCTACCGCCGCGGAGCTCTTCCCCGTTCTCAACGGACGCCTCGACAGGAAGCGCCTCACCTATAAGAAGCTCGCCGACAAGTTGCGCACCTTCATGCGCCGCCATGGCAGAGACGCCAAGAATGGCCCGCCCACCCAAGCGCACGACCGCCGCCTCTACGACCTCTCCAGGAATGTCTGGGTGTCTCAAACTCAACCGCCAAACCTAATCGCCAACGCCAATTCAAACATCGCGGGCGGGCAACCCAACCAGCATGATGCCATGCCCACCGCAGGCAAGGCGTTCGTCAAAATGCGTGACTCCTACCCCAACCTCACCCAAGCGCTGTTGCTTCTTGTGGGTACGGACCTGGAGAAAGCGCTCACTGCCATTGACGAAACCAAGGCCCAGGCGCTGGACTTGAAGGTCAGCAACCTCAAGAAGGAGCTGTCTGAGGCTGTCATGGAATCG GCAACGATTCAAAGCACAGAAAGTTCTAAAATACCGTGCTTTCCATCTACCAAGCTTCAACCAGAGTTTGGTGCAGAAATTGAGAAGAACTTTCAGCTAGAGCATTTGGATGAAATGAAAGGCGCCCAAGTGAAATTGGCAAGAATGGAACAAGAAATATTAGAACTGAAACAAAATTTTTTAGCTTTTCAGTCTCAGCAAATGGTTGATAGCAAGCAACAACAAGACAAGTCATCAGCGAAG GGTATAATATGTGAATCTTCTGAGAGTGGTCTTCGTTCAATTGTAGCTGacaataatattttatgcaat ACTTTGCAAAAGGAGATGGTGGTACAACAGAAATTGTCTTGCGGGAAGACCAAGGAGGTTACTTCTAAGCATCGACATCCTCAGAagctg GAAGTACAAAAGATGATGTATGGACAAAGGAAAATTCCTTATGGTAGGAAAAGGAATAATGCTGGAAGTCAGATTAAGCACAAT GGGGAGTTAAGGAGGGTAACTATGCATGGACAAAAAGAAGATACGAATAACGAG GGTGGGAAAGAGGTTTTGTTGCTTTCAACTACTCGGCCACATATTCCAGTAGCCAAGGCTACTCTTCAAACAAGTTCTGGATCCAAATTTGTTGGGGGCATGCCACTTGGATCAGAATGGTATCAGGTGTTTGTGAATGATGTTTTGAAACCAGAGGCTCCGTTGCTACGCCCACCTGGGATGAAGATGGCTGAGGCACTTAAAAGTATCATTGCATGGCCATGTGCACAA ATTCAATGGTGTAACAATGGTGACCCAGTAAAATCTGGCCTACCATCTCATCCAG
- the LOC127784069 gene encoding uncharacterized protein LOC127784069 isoform X2, giving the protein MAPTLPVVPAHGEDKKKKKKKKKKPSQEEEALRLPLPPPDRKRKKASEPVNSPERAKKKKKTATPHEPPSAKQQKRPLPFQRTWSPNDEVLILEAMAAHRQEHGKVPTAAELFPVLNGRLDRKRLTYKKLADKLRTFMRRHGRDAKNGPPTQAHDRRLYDLSRNVWVSQTQPPNLIANANSNIAGGQPNQHDAMPTAGKAFVKMRDSYPNLTQALLLLVGTDLEKALTAIDETKAQALDLKVSNLKKELSEAVMESATIQSTESSKIPCFPSTKLQPEFGAEIEKNFQLEHLDEMKGAQVKLARMEQEILELKQNFLAFQSQQMVDSKQQQDKSSAKGIICESSESGLRSIVADNNILCNTLQKEMVVQQKLSCGKTKEEVQKMMYGQRKIPYGRKRNNAGSQIKHNGELRRVTMHGQKEDTNNEGGKEVLLLSTTRPHIPVAKATLQTSSGSKFVGGMPLGSEWYQVFVNDVLKPEAPLLRPPGMKMAEALKSIIAWPCAQIQWCNNGDPVKSGLPSHPGH; this is encoded by the exons ATGGCGCCTACTCTCCCCGTCGTCCCCGCCCACGGggaggacaagaagaagaagaagaagaagaagaagaagccttcgcaggaggaggaggccctgcggctgccgctgccgccgccggatcgcAAGAGGAAGAAGGCATCGGAGCCGGTCAACTCGCCGGAGAgggccaagaagaagaagaagacggcgACGCCCCACGAGCCGCCGTCGGCCAAGCAGCAGAAAAGACCGCTCCCCTTCCAGCGCACGTGGAGCCCCAACGACGAGGTCCTCATCCTTGAGGCCATGGCGGCGCATCGCCAGGAGCACGGCAAGGTACCTACCGCCGCGGAGCTCTTCCCCGTTCTCAACGGACGCCTCGACAGGAAGCGCCTCACCTATAAGAAGCTCGCCGACAAGTTGCGCACCTTCATGCGCCGCCATGGCAGAGACGCCAAGAATGGCCCGCCCACCCAAGCGCACGACCGCCGCCTCTACGACCTCTCCAGGAATGTCTGGGTGTCTCAAACTCAACCGCCAAACCTAATCGCCAACGCCAATTCAAACATCGCGGGCGGGCAACCCAACCAGCATGATGCCATGCCCACCGCAGGCAAGGCGTTCGTCAAAATGCGTGACTCCTACCCCAACCTCACCCAAGCGCTGTTGCTTCTTGTGGGTACGGACCTGGAGAAAGCGCTCACTGCCATTGACGAAACCAAGGCCCAGGCGCTGGACTTGAAGGTCAGCAACCTCAAGAAGGAGCTGTCTGAGGCTGTCATGGAATCG GCAACGATTCAAAGCACAGAAAGTTCTAAAATACCGTGCTTTCCATCTACCAAGCTTCAACCAGAGTTTGGTGCAGAAATTGAGAAGAACTTTCAGCTAGAGCATTTGGATGAAATGAAAGGCGCCCAAGTGAAATTGGCAAGAATGGAACAAGAAATATTAGAACTGAAACAAAATTTTTTAGCTTTTCAGTCTCAGCAAATGGTTGATAGCAAGCAACAACAAGACAAGTCATCAGCGAAG GGTATAATATGTGAATCTTCTGAGAGTGGTCTTCGTTCAATTGTAGCTGacaataatattttatgcaat ACTTTGCAAAAGGAGATGGTGGTACAACAGAAATTGTCTTGCGGGAAGACCAAGGAG GAAGTACAAAAGATGATGTATGGACAAAGGAAAATTCCTTATGGTAGGAAAAGGAATAATGCTGGAAGTCAGATTAAGCACAAT GGGGAGTTAAGGAGGGTAACTATGCATGGACAAAAAGAAGATACGAATAACGAG GGTGGGAAAGAGGTTTTGTTGCTTTCAACTACTCGGCCACATATTCCAGTAGCCAAGGCTACTCTTCAAACAAGTTCTGGATCCAAATTTGTTGGGGGCATGCCACTTGGATCAGAATGGTATCAGGTGTTTGTGAATGATGTTTTGAAACCAGAGGCTCCGTTGCTACGCCCACCTGGGATGAAGATGGCTGAGGCACTTAAAAGTATCATTGCATGGCCATGTGCACAA ATTCAATGGTGTAACAATGGTGACCCAGTAAAATCTGGCCTACCATCTCATCCAG
- the LOC127785383 gene encoding uncharacterized protein LOC127785383 isoform X1: protein MAAAEEAILQKQKKQAEEMLAPLPFPHLTAAEETPPNPETPISGEAVAVAVAVRRKERKRKKEEAAGVGKKEKTRKSREGPPAPEARRKERKRMLMPRQSPHDQIHGIQVQANPPPLGGGRDEAYCRSSCKKIRVLSNREIIKMRIQLRKHQPLPQGIFDPETIMASNSNSIQQDPNHSSPFGAFFDQFCYKPTRQDRTPPLPRTPDLLVRPPPRDHLSSASSQLMTNHTCKINSTCKTTTFKTRSGPNQGNTKVKEMARVNKERKPAPLLTRAEKRSDKYRRLPLDQLVPPPRSPHKLLQEKYASDPWKVIVICMLLNLTQGKQVRRKVKGFFKRYPDAQAAFSADPEKMAKYLAPLGLQRVKVNRIQRFSKAYVEEEWTYITELCGVGKYAADAYAIFCAGRATEVVPADHKLVDYWKYVCFELPMIQQSQDMQEARVTEMEHAVPKVEELAVCC, encoded by the exons atggcggcggcagaggaggcgatTCTGCAGAAGCAGAAGAAGCAGGCGGAGGAGATGTTGGCCCCGTTACCTTTTCCCCACCTGACGGCGGCTGAAGAGACCCCGCCCAACCCCGAAACCCCAATCTcgggagaggcggtggcggtggcggtggcggtgaggaGAAAGGAGcggaagaggaagaaagaggaggCCGCGGGCGTGGGGAAGAAGGAGAAAACGCGAAAGAGTAGGGAGGGGCCACCGGCCccggaggcgaggaggaaggagcgGAAGCGGATGCTGATGCCAAGGCAGTCACCTCATGACCAAATCCACGGCATCCAGGTACAAGCAAACCCTCCTCCACTGGGCGGAGGACGAGATGAAGCGTATTGCAGGAGTAGCTGCAAGAAGATCCGCGTCCTGAGCAACCGCGAGATCATCAAGATGAGGATACAATTGAGGAAGCACCAGCCACTGCCTCAAGGCATTTTTGACCCAGAGACAATTATGGCTTCCAATTCCAATTCCATCCAGCAGGACCCCAATCATTCTTCGCCATTCGGCGCCTTCTTTGACCAGTTCTGCTACAAACCCACCCGCCAAGATCGCACTCCCCCACTTCCTAGAACGCCTGACCTTCTAGTCAGGCCGCCGCCTCGGGATCATCTATCATCTGCTTCATCTCAGCTCATGACAAATCACACCTGCAAGATCAACAGCACCTGTAAGACAACAACCTTTAAGACAAGATCAGGACCAAACCAAGGAAATACGAAGGTAAAAGAAATGGCAAGGGTGAACAAGGAACGAAAACCAGCACCGCTGCTTACCCGTGCTGAAAAGAGGTCAGACAAATACCGCCGCCTTCCGTTGGACCAGCTGGTGCCTCCGCCACGCTCCCCTCATAAGCTACTGCAGGAAAAATACGCTTCTGACCCGTGGAAGGTCATTGTCATCTGCATGCTCCTCAACTTAACACAGGGGAAACAA GTGAGGAGGAAAGTTAAGGGGTTCTTCAAACGATATCCTGATGCTCAAGCTGCATTTAGTGCTGATCCTGAAAAGATGGCCAAGTATCTGGCTCCTCTGGGTTTGCAGCGTGTAAAAGTAAACAGAATCCAGAGATTCTCTAAGGCGTATGTTGAAGAAGAATGGACCTACATTACTGAGCTTTGTGGTGTTGGCAA GTACGCAGCTGATGCTTATGCAATCTTCTGTGCGGGCAGGGCAACAGAGGTGGTACCTGCAGACCATAAGTTAGTTGATTACTGGAAGTATGTTTGTTTCGAGTTGCCCATGATTCAG CAATCTCAGGACATGCAGGAAGCTAGAGTGACTGAGATGGAGCATGCTGTCCCCAAGGTGGAGGAATTGGCCGTGTGCTGCTAA
- the LOC127785383 gene encoding uncharacterized protein LOC127785383 isoform X2 encodes MAAAEEAILQKQKKQAEEMLAPLPFPHLTAAEETPPNPETPISGEAVAVAVAVRRKERKRKKEEAAGVGKKEKTRKSREGPPAPEARRKERKRMLMPRQSPHDQIHGIQVQANPPPLGGGRDEAYCRSSCKKIRVLSNREIIKMRIQLRKHQPLPQGIFDPETIMASNSNSIQQDPNHSSPFGAFFDQFCYKPTRQDRTPPLPRTPDLLVRPPPRDHLSSASSQLMTNHTCKINSTCKTTTFKTRSGPNQGNTKVKEMARVNKERKPAPLLTRAEKRSDKYRRLPLDQLVPPPRSPHKLLQEKYASDPWKVIVICMLLNLTQGKQVRRKVKGFFKRYPDAQAAFSADPEKMAKYLAPLGLQRVKVNRIQRFSKAYVEEEWTYITELCGVGKATEVVPADHKLVDYWKYVCFELPMIQQSQDMQEARVTEMEHAVPKVEELAVCC; translated from the exons atggcggcggcagaggaggcgatTCTGCAGAAGCAGAAGAAGCAGGCGGAGGAGATGTTGGCCCCGTTACCTTTTCCCCACCTGACGGCGGCTGAAGAGACCCCGCCCAACCCCGAAACCCCAATCTcgggagaggcggtggcggtggcggtggcggtgaggaGAAAGGAGcggaagaggaagaaagaggaggCCGCGGGCGTGGGGAAGAAGGAGAAAACGCGAAAGAGTAGGGAGGGGCCACCGGCCccggaggcgaggaggaaggagcgGAAGCGGATGCTGATGCCAAGGCAGTCACCTCATGACCAAATCCACGGCATCCAGGTACAAGCAAACCCTCCTCCACTGGGCGGAGGACGAGATGAAGCGTATTGCAGGAGTAGCTGCAAGAAGATCCGCGTCCTGAGCAACCGCGAGATCATCAAGATGAGGATACAATTGAGGAAGCACCAGCCACTGCCTCAAGGCATTTTTGACCCAGAGACAATTATGGCTTCCAATTCCAATTCCATCCAGCAGGACCCCAATCATTCTTCGCCATTCGGCGCCTTCTTTGACCAGTTCTGCTACAAACCCACCCGCCAAGATCGCACTCCCCCACTTCCTAGAACGCCTGACCTTCTAGTCAGGCCGCCGCCTCGGGATCATCTATCATCTGCTTCATCTCAGCTCATGACAAATCACACCTGCAAGATCAACAGCACCTGTAAGACAACAACCTTTAAGACAAGATCAGGACCAAACCAAGGAAATACGAAGGTAAAAGAAATGGCAAGGGTGAACAAGGAACGAAAACCAGCACCGCTGCTTACCCGTGCTGAAAAGAGGTCAGACAAATACCGCCGCCTTCCGTTGGACCAGCTGGTGCCTCCGCCACGCTCCCCTCATAAGCTACTGCAGGAAAAATACGCTTCTGACCCGTGGAAGGTCATTGTCATCTGCATGCTCCTCAACTTAACACAGGGGAAACAA GTGAGGAGGAAAGTTAAGGGGTTCTTCAAACGATATCCTGATGCTCAAGCTGCATTTAGTGCTGATCCTGAAAAGATGGCCAAGTATCTGGCTCCTCTGGGTTTGCAGCGTGTAAAAGTAAACAGAATCCAGAGATTCTCTAAGGCGTATGTTGAAGAAGAATGGACCTACATTACTGAGCTTTGTGGTGTTGGCAA GGCAACAGAGGTGGTACCTGCAGACCATAAGTTAGTTGATTACTGGAAGTATGTTTGTTTCGAGTTGCCCATGATTCAG CAATCTCAGGACATGCAGGAAGCTAGAGTGACTGAGATGGAGCATGCTGTCCCCAAGGTGGAGGAATTGGCCGTGTGCTGCTAA